A window of Maioricimonas rarisocia genomic DNA:
CGACACTCCCCTACGCCCAGGCCGAAGAAGTGCGGGCCGCCATCGACCGCATCAGGGAATCGGGCAAGAAGGTCTACGCCCACGCCGACTCGCTGCGTACGCCCCAGTACGCCCTGCTCTGCGGCGCTTCTCGACTGAGTGTCGCACCGACTGGTGACGTCTGGGTGACCGGCCTGTACGGAGAACAGCTCTACGTTCGCGGACTGCTCGATCTGCTGGGGGTGAAGCCGGACTTCCTCACCTGCGGCGAATACAAGAGTGCCGGCGAGATGTTCACACGGACCGGTCCCAGCCCCGAGTCAGAAGAGATGTACAAGTGGCTCTACGACGGGCTGTTCGAGAGCGTCATCAATCTCGTGGCGACCGGCCGCGGCGTCGATGCCAAGCAGGCCCGCAAGTGGATCGATCAGGGACTGTACTCAGCCGAATCGGCCCGGGAAGCTGGTCTGATCGACGCCGTCGAACACCGTCAGGCGTTTTCGCAGGCGATTCAGGACGATCTCGGCACCGAGGTCGAGTACGACAAGTCGTACGGGAAGAAGAAAGGCCCGAGCATCGACCTGAACAACCCGTTCGCCGCGTTCCAGCTGTGGGCCGAGATTCTCGCCGGGCCGCAGAGGCGACGCTCCAACAAGGACGCCATCGCGGTTGTCTACGTGGATGGCCCGATCATGCCAGGCAAGTCGCAGCCGAGCATCTTCGGCACCGGCGAAGCCGCCTACAGCGAGCCGATCCGCAAGGCGCTCGACAAGCTGATCGACGATGACAAGGTGAAAGGTGTCGTGCTTCGTGTTTCCTCCCCGGGGGGATCGGCCGTGGCGAGCGAAATCATTCTGAACGCGACGCAGCGCGTGGCCGCGAAGAAGCCGTTCGTCGTCTCCATGGGATCGGTCGCCGGCAGCGGCGGGTACTACGTGGCCTGCGCCGGCC
This region includes:
- the sppA gene encoding signal peptide peptidase SppA, which codes for MRNRGSCLVLCAALLMSAGLTARADDSTKPATVAVFAFDRTVTEKPVSDDPLFGSVGSETLYSLIERLDEAAEDEEVKAVVLLAGSSTLPYAQAEEVRAAIDRIRESGKKVYAHADSLRTPQYALLCGASRLSVAPTGDVWVTGLYGEQLYVRGLLDLLGVKPDFLTCGEYKSAGEMFTRTGPSPESEEMYKWLYDGLFESVINLVATGRGVDAKQARKWIDQGLYSAESAREAGLIDAVEHRQAFSQAIQDDLGTEVEYDKSYGKKKGPSIDLNNPFAAFQLWAEILAGPQRRRSNKDAIAVVYVDGPIMPGKSQPSIFGTGEAAYSEPIRKALDKLIDDDKVKGVVLRVSSPGGSAVASEIILNATQRVAAKKPFVVSMGSVAGSGGYYVACAGQRIFADSATITGSIGVISGKLVTEGMWNRIGINFEANKRGEKAGMLAGSDLFTEEERDEMQAWMNEVYEVFKGHVVDNRGDKLAKPIEELAGGRVYTGQQALEYGLVDEIGGLNDAIAWVADKADVDDYDVRVVPRPTNFLEELLNELSGQQNKDNGDLQLAGPTGSGLVDAALPMLRQLDPRRLQLVLSALRQAELLKHERVMLTMPLIELSD